A single Capra hircus breed San Clemente chromosome 13, ASM170441v1, whole genome shotgun sequence DNA region contains:
- the THBD gene encoding thrombomodulin yields the protein MLRVLLLGVLAPAGLGLPAPPEPQPLGGQCVDLDCFAVFRGPATFLAASRVCERLQGHLMTVRSSVAEDVISLLLSGDGQRLWIGLQRPPGCDDPEHSGPLRGFQWVTGDNRTSFSRWARPRDDGERLCGPLCVAVSAAAGALAPGEPAWEERPCDAEADGFLCEFHFAASCRPLAVEPGATAAAGLSITYGTPFGARGADFQALPLGSTAAVAPLGVELECAAPLGETEGRWSREAPGAWACGVERGGCQHECKASAGASNCLCPADAALQADGRSCGPPAEHPCHQLCEHFCHLHGLGNYTCICEAGYQLAADQHRCEDVDDCAQVPSPCPQSCVNTEGGFQCHCFPDFDLVDGECVEPVDPCFGNSCEYQCQPVGRSEHQCICAEGFAPVPGAPHKCRMFCNQTSCPADCDPHNPAICWCPEGYILDEGSVCTDINECDNGICPGQCHNLPGTYECICGPDSALSGQTGTDCDPIQVNEGQGTLEDNDGSGEPPVSPTPGGTARPSPAPAGPLHSGVLVGISIASLSLVVALLALLCHLRKKQGASRGELEYKCGVPAKELMLQQVKTERTPQKL from the coding sequence ATGCTGCGCGTCCTGCTCCTCGGCGTGCTGGCCCCCGCGGGCCTGGGGCTCCCGGCGCCCCCTGAGCCTCAGCCGCTCGGCGGCCAGTGCGTCGATCTCGACTGCTTCGCCGTCTTCCGGGGCCCCGCGACTTTCCTCGCCGCCAGCCGAGTCTGCGAGCGCCTGCAGGGCCACCTGATGACCGTGCGCTCCTCGGTGGCCGAAGATGTCATCTCCCTGCTCCTGAGCGGCGACGGTCAGCGCCTCTGGATCGGTCTGCAGCGCCCGCCAGGCTGCGACGACCCAGAGCACTCCGGGCCCTTGCGCGGCTTCCAGTGGGTGACGGGCGACAACCGCACCAGCTTCAGCAGGTGGGCGAGACCTCGCGACGACGGGGAGCGCCTATGCGGTCCGCTGTGCGTCGCCGTTTCGGCGGCGGCCGGGGCGCTGGCACCGGGAGAGCCCGCCTGGGAGGAGCGGCCGTGCGACGCGGAGGCTGACGGCTTCCTCTGCGAGTTCCACTTCGCCGCCTCCTGCCGGCCGCTGGCTGTGGAGCCTGGCGCCACGGCGGCCGCGGGGCTCTCGATCACCTATGGCACCCCTTTCGGAGCCCGCGGCGCAGACTTTCAGGCGCTGCCGCTGGGCAGCACCGCCGCGGTGGCGCCCCTCGGGGTGGAGCTGGAGTGCGCGGCGCCGCTGGGAGAGACCGAGGGGCGCTggagcagggaagccccaggtgccTGGGCCTGCGGCGTAGAGCGCGGCGGCTGCCAGCACGAGTGCAAGGCGAGTGCCGGGGCCTCGAACTGCCTGTGCCCGGCCGACGCCGCCCTGCAGGCGGACGGGCGCTCCTGCGGGCCGCCGGCCGAGCACCCGTGCCACCAACTCTGCGAGCACTTCTGCCACCTCCACGGGCTCGGCAACTACACGTGCATCTGCGAGGCAGGCTACCAGCTGGCCGCCGACCAGCACCGATGTGAGGACGTGGACGACTGCGCGCAGGTGCCCAGTCCGTGCCCGCAGAGCTGCGTCAACACTGAGGGCGGCTTCCAGTGCCACTGCTTCCCAGACTTTGACCTGGTGGACGGCGAGTGCGTGGAGCCCGTGGACCCGTGCTTCGGCAATAGCTGCGAGTACCAGTGCCAGCCGGTGGGCCGGTCCGAACACCAGTGCATCTGCGCCGAGGGCTTCGCGCCTGTCCCCGGCGCCCCGCACAAGTGCCGGATGTTCTGCAACCAGACTTCGTGCCCGGCTGACTGCGACCCCCACAACCCGGCCATCTGCTGGTGCCCTGAAGGCTATATCCTAGACGAGGGCTCCGTGTGCACGGACATCAACGAGTGTGACAACGGCATCTGCCCTGGCCAGTGCCACAACCTCCCTGGCACTTACGAGTGCATCTGCGGGCCTGACTCGGCCCTCTCTGGCCAGACTGGCACCGACTGTGACCCCATCCAGGTGAATGAGGGCCAGGGCACCCTGGAGGACAATGACGGCTCTGGGGAGCCCCCGGTCAGCCCGACTCCGGGCGGCACCGCACGCCCCTCGCCAGCACCTGCTGGTCCCCTGCACTCGGGCGTGCTCGTGGGCATCTCCATCGCAAGCCTGTCTCTGGTGGTGGCGCTTCTGGCCCTCCTTTGCCACCTGCGCAAGAAGCAGGGCGCCTCGCGGGGGGAGCTGGAGTACAAGTGCGGGGTCCCTGCCAAGGAGCTGATGCTGCAGCAGGTGAAAACTGAGCGGACACCTCAGAAACTCTGA